The Vigna unguiculata cultivar IT97K-499-35 chromosome 6, ASM411807v1, whole genome shotgun sequence genome contains a region encoding:
- the LOC114187809 gene encoding protein FAR-RED IMPAIRED RESPONSE 1-like, whose product MEETQALGLDSITLLKDDIPENSCNIIGSVSTNNDCGESHLGFFPKVGMTFETVDELQKFYKQHAIRSGFGVRIKTSKKDDHNELCYVKLVCSREGNHVSNIPPKKKTIPTQRKACPARVTTVKEEGEWLMRSAVEEHNHHLSPHKSKLVCGNRKINMQAKRVIDINDQAEVRLNKSFRSLVFDAGGYENLDFMERDVRNYIGQQRRALVKDGDGQTLFNHFSRMKGIK is encoded by the coding sequence ATGGAAGAAACACAAGCTCTGGGTCTGGATAGCATTACTCTACTAAAAGATGATATCCCTGAAAACAGCTGTAACATCATTGGCTCTGTTTCAACCAACAACGACTGTGGTGAATCCCACTTGGGTTTCTTTCCTAAAGTGGGGATGACTTTTGAAACTGTGGATGAACTAcagaaattttataaacaacATGCAATCAGAAGTGGTTTCGGTGTCCGAATCAAAACATCAAAGAAAGACGATCATAATGAGTTGTGCTACGTCAAACTAGTTTGTTCTCGAGAAGGAAACCATGTGTCCAACATCCCcccgaaaaaaaaaaccatcCCGACACAAAGAAAGGCTTGCCCTGCACGTGTTACTACTGTTAAAGAGGAAGGTGAATGGTTGATGAGAAGTGCGGTGGAGGAACATAATCACCATTTAAGTCCACACAAATCAAAGCTTGTGTGCGGTAATAGGAAGATAAATATGCAGGCAAAAAGAGTAATCGATATCAATGATCAAGCGGAAGTGCGTTTGAACAAAAGTTTTCGGTCTTTGGTATTTGATGCTGGAGGTTATGAAAACTTGGATTTTATGGAAAGGGATGTCAGGAACTATATTGGTCAGCAGAGACGAGCGCTGGTTAAGGATGGCGATGGGCAAACATTGTTTAATCATTTCTCGAGGATGAAGGGAATTAAATAA